The proteins below are encoded in one region of Peribacillus muralis:
- a CDS encoding YheC/YheD family endospore coat-associated protein, giving the protein MNINHQKVFMTVNPAETRKKALLFIEEKLFREWDLRFGEPVTIMAGCRSVPVFVQPFPSSGPTLKLSYDMNQFLSLPVFSDAISVSFHAEQRTIKIGPFFAALTNQVPMQDGTFGEMEKFYQEMASYCNQQGIPFYLLKLQSLQEGIAEGLFAGQNGWQSLTLPTPDVLYNRIHSRKLEASQSFEVFKMELAARSIPMFNGRFLSKYDVHELLNLEYELLPSLPDTILFGENEPFLRFIEKHTVIYFKPASGSQGKNICKLTQVSGKWKIESSGNKQELHFADTEEQLFDILKRFSRKQAFILQQGISLLETEQRKVDFRILLHQNDQFQWRVSSMVARIGEQGAIVSNLAQGGVMKNGSDFLKEVFDYPDAGRLYQKLIRLAKNTARAMVEHHDESFGELGIDVALDIDTHPWIIEVNSKPSKKFQGNYETFRPSVKSIIDFMLTLNREKHR; this is encoded by the coding sequence ATGAACATTAACCATCAGAAGGTTTTCATGACAGTGAACCCTGCAGAGACTAGAAAGAAAGCGCTCTTGTTCATCGAAGAAAAACTATTTAGGGAATGGGACCTTCGTTTCGGGGAACCCGTGACGATCATGGCTGGATGCCGTTCCGTCCCGGTTTTTGTCCAGCCATTCCCTTCATCCGGGCCTACATTGAAACTTTCATATGATATGAATCAATTTTTATCACTCCCTGTTTTTTCTGATGCAATATCCGTTTCTTTTCATGCGGAACAAAGGACCATTAAGATAGGCCCTTTCTTTGCTGCACTCACGAACCAAGTTCCAATGCAGGACGGGACATTCGGGGAGATGGAAAAATTTTATCAGGAAATGGCATCTTATTGTAATCAGCAAGGCATCCCCTTCTATTTATTGAAACTGCAATCACTCCAAGAAGGGATAGCGGAAGGCTTGTTTGCAGGACAAAATGGTTGGCAATCCTTAACTCTCCCCACTCCGGATGTATTATATAACCGGATACATTCGCGGAAGCTTGAGGCATCGCAATCTTTCGAGGTTTTTAAAATGGAACTCGCGGCACGGTCGATACCGATGTTCAACGGTAGATTCCTTTCCAAGTATGATGTACATGAGCTGCTGAATCTAGAATATGAATTGCTGCCAAGTTTACCTGATACGATACTTTTTGGGGAAAACGAACCATTCCTGCGCTTCATAGAAAAGCATACGGTCATCTATTTTAAGCCCGCTTCAGGCAGTCAAGGCAAGAATATATGCAAATTAACGCAAGTATCTGGAAAATGGAAAATCGAGTCCTCCGGGAATAAGCAGGAACTGCACTTCGCAGATACGGAAGAGCAATTGTTCGATATATTAAAAAGATTTTCCAGAAAACAAGCCTTCATCCTGCAACAGGGGATCTCCTTATTGGAAACAGAGCAAAGAAAGGTTGACTTCCGCATACTTCTCCACCAAAACGATCAATTTCAATGGAGGGTATCATCAATGGTTGCCAGGATTGGAGAACAGGGTGCCATCGTTTCCAATCTTGCACAAGGCGGAGTGATGAAAAATGGCTCGGATTTCCTAAAGGAGGTATTCGATTATCCTGATGCTGGACGTTTATATCAAAAGCTGATACGGCTGGCTAAAAACACGGCGAGGGCAATGGTTGAGCACCATGACGAATCTTTCGGGGAACTGGGAATAGATGTAGCACTGGATATCGATACCCATCCATGGATCATCGAGGTGAATTCCAAACCTTCTAAAAAATTCCAGGGTAATTACGAAACCTTTCGTCCATCAGTAAAATCAATCATAGATTTCATGCTGACCCTTAACCGCGAAAAACATCGATAA
- a CDS encoding methionine ABC transporter ATP-binding protein, which yields MIEIRSVRKEYISKKNRVIGVDNVSLTIQKGEVYGIVGYSGAGKSSLLRCLNLLERPTGGHIIIDGIDLTSLSSKELRKQRQKIGMIFQHFSLVSSKTVFENVAFALKAAHQSKGAIKLRVLQLLDIVGLSDKKDVYPAQLSGGQKQRVGIARALANDPSVLLCDEATSALDPTTTKAILQLLKKISRELGITIVLITHEMEVVKELCHRVAVMQDGRVIEEGSVYEIFSQPKKELTKKFIGSVLEFELPSHLIEESKGTIIKIQFEGQTAGESILSDTLQAYSVKGNILHGKIEYIQDVPLGILIIELIGEAAEIHSALTYIKNRSSSVEVLKHVTA from the coding sequence ATGATTGAAATCCGTTCAGTCAGGAAGGAATACATATCGAAGAAAAACCGAGTTATCGGAGTGGATAACGTATCTTTAACCATTCAAAAAGGAGAAGTATATGGGATTGTCGGCTACAGCGGAGCAGGAAAAAGCTCATTACTTCGTTGCTTGAATTTGCTTGAACGTCCCACAGGAGGACATATCATCATTGACGGGATTGACTTAACATCTCTATCCAGCAAAGAGCTTCGGAAGCAACGTCAAAAAATCGGCATGATATTTCAGCATTTTTCCCTTGTCAGCTCCAAAACCGTTTTTGAAAATGTAGCTTTTGCCTTGAAGGCAGCGCACCAATCGAAGGGAGCCATCAAGTTACGTGTTTTACAACTGTTGGATATTGTAGGGCTCAGTGATAAAAAGGATGTCTATCCGGCCCAGCTTAGCGGCGGCCAGAAGCAGCGGGTCGGAATTGCCCGTGCCTTAGCCAATGATCCGTCTGTATTGCTATGCGATGAGGCGACTTCAGCCCTTGATCCTACTACGACTAAGGCCATATTACAGTTACTGAAGAAAATCAGTCGCGAACTTGGCATCACCATTGTGTTGATTACACATGAAATGGAAGTCGTCAAGGAACTGTGCCACAGGGTCGCGGTCATGCAGGATGGGCGGGTAATAGAAGAGGGTTCCGTTTATGAAATATTTTCACAACCTAAAAAGGAGTTAACGAAAAAATTCATTGGCAGTGTACTGGAATTTGAGCTTCCCTCACATTTGATTGAAGAAAGTAAAGGAACGATCATAAAGATTCAATTCGAAGGGCAAACGGCAGGTGAATCGATTCTCTCGGATACCCTTCAAGCTTATTCGGTAAAGGGTAATATCCTTCATGGGAAAATTGAATATATTCAGGATGTACCTTTAGGGATATTGATCATTGAATTGATTGGCGAAGCTGCTGAGATTCATTCAGCATTGACCTATATAAAGAATCGTTCCAGCTCTGTGGAGGTGCTAAAACATGTCACTGCTTGA
- a CDS encoding PucR family transcriptional regulator, whose amino-acid sequence MLENLKQKFPNAISEKVETADISQFAWFEDSMGGILGIPRFEISAEEIRILELLFPSSLNKTNLITFTDTSWNTFLTKPNAQLPLTSWENVRFIHFKLTHNDFSHADFEDAFLAFVPSDAALIWEDDMEGILIETNKAEALSNKELLAISSTLESDFYVKTRMFTGRFHHVSQELHHHKTQEKKCFESAQAELPDLKVTDLADIVPHLLLKHQSNTNIEWYINQVLGRTRQDTELIKTIKTYIECNSNATLAAKQLYIHRNSLQYRIDKFTERTGLDIRNFRHALTAYLLILLHD is encoded by the coding sequence GTGCTTGAAAACCTTAAACAAAAGTTTCCGAACGCGATTTCCGAAAAAGTCGAAACAGCTGACATATCCCAATTTGCTTGGTTCGAAGACTCCATGGGAGGCATTCTCGGCATTCCCCGCTTTGAAATCTCCGCCGAGGAAATTCGTATATTGGAGCTGCTTTTTCCGTCTTCCTTGAACAAAACCAATCTCATCACGTTTACAGATACATCATGGAACACCTTTTTGACCAAACCGAATGCACAGTTGCCTTTGACAAGTTGGGAAAACGTGCGCTTCATCCATTTCAAGCTCACTCACAATGATTTCTCCCACGCGGATTTCGAAGATGCTTTCCTAGCCTTTGTACCATCTGACGCTGCCTTGATTTGGGAAGATGATATGGAAGGAATCCTTATTGAAACGAACAAGGCTGAAGCCTTATCAAATAAAGAATTACTTGCCATCTCCTCGACGCTGGAAAGCGATTTTTATGTAAAGACGCGGATGTTCACCGGCCGCTTTCACCATGTGAGCCAAGAACTTCATCACCACAAGACTCAGGAGAAAAAATGTTTTGAATCGGCACAAGCCGAGTTGCCGGATTTAAAGGTGACGGACTTGGCCGATATCGTCCCCCACTTACTATTGAAACATCAATCTAATACGAATATAGAGTGGTATATCAATCAGGTTCTTGGCAGGACCAGGCAGGATACGGAGCTTATCAAAACGATCAAAACGTATATCGAGTGTAATTCAAATGCCACACTTGCCGCGAAACAGCTTTATATACACCGGAACAGCCTGCAATACCGGATAGACAAATTCACCGAAAGAACCGGGCTCGACATAAGGAACTTCCGTCACGCATTGACTGCCTATTTGCTTATTTTATTGCATGATTGA
- a CDS encoding MetQ/NlpA family ABC transporter substrate-binding protein: protein MKKIASLLSVCALALGLTACGSDNASTKTEDKKELKIGATTGPYADMVNEAIKPGLEDLGYKVEIVEFTDYIQPNKALGNDSIDANLFQHKVYMDNFAKENKLKLSDLIIVPTAPMGIYSSKYKSLKEIKDGSSLALPNDPVNLARALKVLVDEKLIEVDPDVDPLKISEKDVTKNPKNIQFKPLESAQLPRATESVDLSAVPGNFALAAKMKLEDALVLENMPDLYRNVVAVNTKDVDAQFAKDIKEVVKSAEFEKVIDSKFIGFGKPEWMK, encoded by the coding sequence ATGAAAAAAATTGCTTCGTTATTATCAGTCTGTGCCCTTGCCCTTGGCTTGACGGCTTGCGGAAGCGACAATGCATCCACAAAAACAGAAGACAAAAAAGAATTGAAGATCGGGGCGACCACCGGACCATATGCCGATATGGTCAATGAGGCCATCAAACCAGGTCTGGAAGATCTCGGCTACAAAGTGGAAATCGTTGAATTCACCGATTATATCCAGCCGAATAAGGCGCTTGGCAACGACTCGATCGACGCAAACCTTTTCCAGCATAAAGTGTATATGGATAACTTCGCTAAAGAAAATAAATTAAAACTCTCTGACCTTATCATCGTTCCTACAGCACCAATGGGAATTTATTCGAGCAAATATAAGTCATTGAAAGAAATAAAAGACGGCTCATCCTTGGCATTGCCCAATGACCCCGTCAACCTCGCTCGTGCACTTAAAGTATTGGTGGATGAAAAGTTGATTGAAGTCGACCCAGATGTAGACCCTTTAAAAATATCTGAAAAAGATGTAACAAAAAACCCTAAAAATATCCAATTCAAACCATTGGAATCCGCCCAATTGCCCCGGGCAACTGAAAGTGTTGACCTATCAGCGGTGCCAGGGAACTTCGCACTTGCTGCTAAAATGAAGCTTGAGGATGCCCTTGTATTGGAAAACATGCCAGATTTGTATCGAAACGTTGTTGCCGTGAATACAAAGGATGTAGACGCTCAATTTGCAAAAGATATTAAAGAAGTAGTGAAGTCCGCCGAGTTTGAAAAAGTGATCGATAGCAAATTCATCGGCTTCGGAAAACCAGAATGGATGAAGTGA
- a CDS encoding MBL fold metallo-hydrolase yields the protein MIEVKTVNDVVCVYGTPGAVNSGMSVYVFLTDGLLIDTGAQSLLDGLIPFYETADFDSVALTHYHEDHTGGAAWIQEHKKVPIFIHPMSVEACAKDAEYPAYRKMFWGRRDAFKAEPLGMAVHSRSQTWEPIYTPGHAHDHMVYLNRSTGMLFSGDLFVTPKTKLVLREESVPVLINSIKSLLQYDFGEMFCCHAGHVPNGKEMFRKKLDYLENLRGEILLLHNQGLSVQEIQDTLLPNRYPLIEISEHEWDSEHIITSILKENVLKGSNI from the coding sequence ATGATTGAAGTTAAAACGGTAAATGATGTAGTTTGTGTGTACGGAACTCCGGGGGCCGTCAATTCGGGGATGAGCGTTTATGTTTTTCTAACGGATGGTCTTTTGATTGATACGGGCGCACAAAGTTTATTGGACGGATTGATCCCATTCTATGAGACCGCCGATTTTGATTCGGTGGCCCTTACGCATTATCATGAGGACCATACGGGAGGCGCGGCCTGGATACAGGAGCATAAAAAGGTCCCGATATTCATTCATCCGATGTCGGTTGAAGCATGTGCGAAGGATGCTGAATATCCGGCTTATCGCAAAATGTTTTGGGGGCGGCGGGATGCTTTCAAAGCAGAGCCGCTTGGTATGGCCGTTCATTCCCGGAGCCAAACATGGGAGCCGATTTACACCCCCGGTCATGCGCATGACCATATGGTGTATCTGAATCGCAGTACGGGCATGCTTTTTTCAGGCGATCTCTTCGTCACTCCCAAAACAAAACTAGTTCTGCGGGAAGAGTCCGTTCCCGTCCTCATTAATTCCATAAAAAGCTTGCTTCAATATGACTTTGGCGAGATGTTTTGCTGCCATGCAGGTCATGTTCCGAACGGAAAGGAAATGTTCCGGAAAAAACTCGATTATTTGGAAAACCTCCGTGGAGAAATTTTGCTTTTGCATAATCAAGGACTCTCTGTTCAGGAAATCCAGGATACCTTATTACCCAACCGTTATCCTCTTATTGAAATATCAGAGCATGAATGGGATTCGGAGCATATCATTACGTCGATTTTGAAAGAAAATGTCCTGAAGGGAAGCAACATATAA
- a CDS encoding YheC/YheD family endospore coat-associated protein: MNIFYDNTSEAWCLDQKDAVLFAGADKEEISYKQALSGQILYPITEFPGRRVLVVGILTSFNPKKETGLGGNLSLFRDLSLYLFQHGILTYVFTGKALTSGSMIGYVFSSSADRWIECKLPLPDIVYNRIPLRSYEASAEFQSLMNHFNEHSVNIFNPGFLDKYVMYETLVEDGSLIQHLPATTRLKTRDCLESFLDAHRHIYLKPCKGSQGKGIYTICKNPDDTLLFNSLKLGESFSNFDSFWEAKKKDLLKRNYLAQQAIAPKKLHGHRYDYRVLVHYEKGFYKITGKAVRMSQTQEITTHTPRGGKLYPYQSLQSRKLNLRLAKIAQKCGEILSKKLGFLGEFSIDIGEDESGSLFIYEVNSKPMQFDETDIEANRLLHLKNLFIELTFSNRLIK; the protein is encoded by the coding sequence ATGAATATCTTTTATGATAATACCTCGGAGGCTTGGTGTCTTGACCAAAAGGATGCAGTGCTTTTTGCCGGAGCTGACAAAGAAGAAATAAGCTACAAACAAGCTCTTTCAGGGCAAATTCTATATCCAATAACCGAATTCCCCGGCAGACGGGTGCTTGTTGTTGGAATACTGACTTCGTTCAATCCCAAAAAGGAAACAGGTTTGGGCGGTAACTTGTCCCTTTTTCGGGATTTATCATTGTATCTTTTCCAACATGGAATTTTAACCTATGTCTTCACAGGAAAAGCCCTTACTTCCGGTTCAATGATAGGGTATGTTTTTTCTTCCAGTGCAGACAGGTGGATTGAATGCAAGCTGCCGCTTCCAGACATTGTCTATAATCGTATTCCCTTGAGGTCCTATGAGGCTTCTGCAGAATTTCAATCGCTCATGAACCATTTTAATGAGCATAGTGTGAACATATTCAACCCGGGTTTCCTAGATAAATATGTAATGTACGAAACTTTGGTTGAAGATGGTTCCCTCATCCAGCACCTCCCGGCAACAACGAGACTGAAAACTCGCGATTGCCTGGAATCATTCCTTGATGCACACCGACATATCTATTTAAAACCTTGTAAAGGAAGCCAAGGAAAGGGTATTTATACCATCTGCAAAAATCCGGATGATACACTTTTGTTCAACAGCCTAAAACTTGGCGAATCTTTCTCGAACTTCGATTCTTTCTGGGAAGCAAAAAAGAAAGACTTATTAAAAAGAAATTACCTCGCTCAGCAGGCGATCGCACCAAAAAAACTTCATGGTCATCGTTACGATTACAGGGTCCTCGTCCATTATGAAAAAGGATTTTATAAAATAACCGGCAAAGCTGTAAGGATGTCACAAACACAGGAAATCACTACACATACACCGCGTGGTGGCAAGCTTTATCCTTATCAGAGCCTGCAATCAAGAAAACTGAATTTAAGATTGGCAAAAATCGCCCAAAAATGCGGAGAAATCCTTTCAAAAAAATTGGGCTTTCTCGGAGAGTTTTCAATTGATATCGGTGAAGACGAATCGGGCTCTCTATTCATTTACGAGGTCAACTCCAAACCCATGCAGTTCGACGAAACCGATATAGAAGCTAATCGGCTTTTACATTTAAAAAACCTTTTCATAGAATTAACTTTTTCCAACCGGTTAATAAAATAA
- a CDS encoding YheE family protein — translation MISHFQWAPLHKNLPGWKISFYFNRLSIQALYHKDGTIEWTANPPTKEDEPKLKTMIHDLMVYHVYE, via the coding sequence ATGATTAGTCATTTTCAATGGGCACCCCTGCATAAGAATCTGCCAGGATGGAAAATTTCATTTTATTTCAACAGACTATCGATTCAAGCCTTATATCATAAAGATGGAACCATCGAGTGGACAGCCAATCCACCTACAAAAGAAGATGAACCGAAGCTCAAAACCATGATACATGATTTAATGGTCTATCATGTTTATGAATAA
- a CDS encoding YheC/YheD family endospore coat-associated protein, producing MLIGLMATSDSHENHYFTEIAKTAKSFNMNVCKFTPENIDCDVKKVRGERFDAEKEMWIAASTDIPDFIYDRCFHGLSRQPSESRNKINWLKEHSTFLGLGLPGKWDVYQILKKHPLLQAFFPETVQVSTSEDIIGHLERLDKIIIKPEFGAGGTGIYLLSKNDDGTLVSMTKKGTKYERQFTSKSQLNKWLQHLLNRFKYLCQPYLELCNQENEPFDLRILLQKNEKNQWVERGRGIRTGQKDGITSNLATGGEAMTLDSFIKKNPEIISVAVEQKIQHILRTLPAETEGVFERLFELGIDLGIDNKGQVWIMDINSKPGRKIIQALQPETMNAIHRAPLRYSQYLADHLQKAGE from the coding sequence GTGTTAATTGGATTAATGGCAACGTCGGATTCACATGAAAACCACTACTTCACCGAAATAGCCAAAACGGCAAAATCCTTCAATATGAACGTTTGTAAATTCACACCTGAAAATATTGATTGTGACGTTAAAAAAGTGCGGGGCGAACGTTTTGATGCAGAAAAGGAAATGTGGATTGCAGCATCGACTGATATACCTGATTTCATCTATGATCGTTGCTTCCATGGACTATCGCGTCAGCCATCGGAATCCCGAAATAAAATCAATTGGTTAAAGGAGCATTCCACCTTCTTGGGACTCGGACTTCCCGGTAAGTGGGACGTCTATCAAATCCTGAAAAAACATCCCCTGCTTCAAGCTTTTTTCCCAGAGACCGTCCAAGTATCGACATCTGAAGATATTATCGGTCATTTGGAGCGCTTGGATAAAATCATCATCAAGCCGGAATTCGGCGCAGGCGGTACGGGAATTTACCTTCTTTCCAAAAACGATGACGGCACTTTAGTATCCATGACAAAAAAAGGTACCAAATACGAACGTCAATTCACCTCAAAATCACAGCTGAACAAATGGCTGCAGCATTTACTAAATCGATTCAAATACCTTTGCCAGCCATATTTGGAACTTTGCAACCAAGAAAACGAACCATTCGATTTACGGATCCTACTGCAAAAAAACGAAAAAAACCAATGGGTGGAACGGGGCCGAGGCATTCGTACCGGCCAAAAGGATGGAATCACCTCTAATTTGGCAACAGGCGGAGAAGCCATGACATTGGATTCCTTCATCAAAAAAAACCCTGAAATCATTTCGGTTGCTGTCGAACAAAAAATCCAGCATATTCTCCGCACCCTGCCTGCCGAAACAGAGGGTGTGTTTGAAAGGCTATTCGAGTTGGGCATCGATTTAGGTATCGATAATAAGGGGCAGGTTTGGATAATGGACATTAATTCAAAACCCGGAAGAAAAATCATCCAGGCACTGCAGCCGGAAACCATGAATGCTATCCATCGTGCACCGCTTCGATATAGCCAATATTTAGCCGATCATCTTCAGAAGGCAGGTGAATGA
- a CDS encoding YheC/YheD family endospore coat-associated protein — protein MNVRKTYPAEVAVIPGNVLFYPSELGDLGETELIYFGQHSCPANVKQNPAINQSIVLSESLAESLKFDPTDIPLHLFIYGKTIHIGPLVGIFSSGFTGLSNKPLGERSQFFSKLLSLSRTTGCIPFVFGENVINWEEETIRGYVFENDDWHIHEFPFPNVIYDRLPNRLTENRDGPKEVKQKFQRDYTIPWFNPGFFNKWDVNERLCADERALPYLPETYPFQSISVIETLLSHYRQVYIKPIHGSLGLGIHQILYDKHENVYYCRYTNEAKENKLQKFSTLESIVKHLFNDRPLENLIVQQGISLIRSEKRPVDFRVHTNKDSNGVWQVTAIAAKVAGAGSVTTHIKGGGVIKTVAELFGDDDEAKEVERKLSEAALILSDSIEKHLDGIIAEIGFDFGLDKKGQVWMFEANSKPGRSIFSHPKLKEFELLTRKLSLDYAIYLTEQTITNAISVQR, from the coding sequence ATGAATGTGAGAAAGACTTATCCTGCCGAAGTTGCCGTCATCCCTGGCAACGTTCTCTTCTACCCTTCAGAACTTGGAGATTTGGGAGAGACTGAATTGATTTATTTCGGGCAGCATTCATGTCCTGCCAATGTGAAGCAAAATCCGGCCATCAATCAATCCATCGTCCTATCGGAGAGTCTCGCGGAATCGTTAAAATTCGATCCCACCGATATCCCCCTCCATTTATTCATATATGGCAAGACGATTCATATCGGACCGTTGGTAGGTATTTTTTCTTCAGGTTTCACAGGCTTGTCAAACAAACCTCTAGGGGAAAGATCGCAATTTTTCTCAAAGCTCCTTTCCCTTAGCCGTACAACAGGCTGCATCCCCTTCGTTTTTGGAGAGAATGTCATCAATTGGGAAGAAGAAACAATCAGGGGTTATGTGTTCGAGAACGATGATTGGCACATTCATGAATTTCCTTTTCCAAACGTCATCTATGATCGGCTTCCCAATCGGTTGACCGAAAACCGTGACGGTCCTAAAGAAGTGAAACAGAAATTCCAAAGGGACTATACCATCCCATGGTTCAATCCGGGATTTTTCAATAAATGGGACGTTAATGAAAGATTATGTGCAGATGAGCGCGCACTGCCATATTTGCCAGAAACATATCCATTTCAATCAATATCCGTTATAGAAACGCTTCTTTCCCATTACCGTCAAGTTTATATTAAACCAATTCATGGCAGCCTCGGCCTTGGCATTCATCAGATTCTATATGATAAGCATGAAAATGTTTATTATTGCCGCTATACAAATGAAGCGAAGGAAAATAAATTACAAAAATTCTCCACACTGGAATCGATCGTCAAGCACCTATTTAATGATCGGCCGCTGGAGAACCTCATCGTTCAGCAGGGCATCTCGCTCATTCGATCAGAAAAGCGCCCAGTCGACTTCCGGGTGCATACGAACAAGGACAGTAATGGAGTTTGGCAGGTAACCGCCATTGCCGCCAAAGTAGCGGGAGCCGGTAGTGTCACGACCCATATTAAAGGCGGCGGGGTCATCAAAACGGTTGCGGAACTGTTTGGTGATGACGATGAGGCTAAAGAAGTGGAGCGCAAGCTGTCTGAAGCAGCACTCATATTGAGCGACAGCATCGAAAAGCACCTCGATGGCATCATAGCAGAAATCGGATTCGATTTTGGACTGGATAAAAAAGGGCAGGTTTGGATGTTCGAAGCGAATTCAAAGCCAGGACGCTCCATCTTCTCCCATCCCAAACTAAAGGAATTTGAGTTGTTGACAAGAAAGCTCAGCCTCGATTACGCCATTTATTTGACTGAACAGACGATTACAAATGCCATCAGTGTGCAGCGATGA
- a CDS encoding iron-containing alcohol dehydrogenase family protein has product MNTLLEVRSGPSYYACMASILDTLEAKLNKANIRKVLVVHGDKSWVVAEPFFPSFENVETSYIKYDGECSDIEIERVSKFAVEQCVDALIGVGGGKLLDLTKSVGNHIQKDIILIPTLASTCAAWTPLSVIYDTNGSYVRFDIHLKNAWMLLIEPGILLDSPIAYLRAGIGDTLAKWYEGNALVEKIASKSACIELAHIAARQCQEVLLTHGEEALADLNKGKWTDALQRVIETNIVTSGLVGGFGDQFLRIAGAHSIHNGMTSIEQAHHLLHGEKVAYGILVQLLLEGKFSDIKQLLPIYEALKLPRSLSDIGLTVEHEVELQQIAALSVKEGEAIHLLFPDISLEKVQAAMENLEILTS; this is encoded by the coding sequence ATGAATACCTTACTGGAAGTACGCAGCGGCCCCTCCTACTATGCCTGCATGGCTAGTATTCTCGATACACTGGAAGCAAAACTGAATAAAGCAAATATACGTAAAGTGCTTGTTGTTCATGGAGACAAATCTTGGGTAGTTGCTGAACCATTCTTCCCTTCATTTGAAAATGTCGAAACGAGCTACATTAAATATGATGGGGAATGCAGTGATATCGAAATTGAACGTGTCAGTAAGTTTGCAGTGGAACAATGTGTGGATGCATTAATCGGAGTGGGTGGTGGTAAACTGCTGGACCTCACCAAATCAGTTGGGAATCACATCCAAAAGGATATCATCCTCATTCCAACTCTTGCATCCACCTGTGCCGCTTGGACGCCATTAAGTGTCATTTATGATACGAACGGTTCATATGTGCGGTTTGATATCCATCTAAAAAACGCCTGGATGTTACTGATCGAGCCAGGAATACTCTTGGATTCCCCTATTGCCTATTTACGGGCAGGAATTGGCGATACCTTGGCTAAATGGTATGAGGGCAATGCACTCGTCGAGAAAATCGCCTCCAAGTCGGCCTGCATTGAATTGGCACATATAGCCGCAAGGCAATGCCAGGAAGTTTTATTGACACATGGCGAGGAAGCCCTGGCGGATTTGAACAAAGGAAAATGGACAGACGCCCTTCAGCGTGTAATCGAAACGAATATCGTCACGAGTGGACTCGTTGGCGGCTTCGGTGACCAGTTCCTGAGAATTGCAGGTGCCCACTCGATTCATAATGGCATGACCTCCATCGAACAGGCACATCATTTACTTCATGGGGAAAAAGTGGCATATGGCATTTTAGTGCAGCTGTTGTTAGAAGGAAAATTCTCGGATATCAAACAGCTACTCCCAATCTATGAGGCTCTAAAGCTTCCGAGGTCTTTATCTGACATTGGCCTGACCGTGGAACATGAAGTGGAGCTACAGCAAATTGCCGCCCTATCCGTAAAGGAGGGTGAGGCGATCCATCTCCTTTTTCCTGATATATCCCTGGAAAAAGTGCAAGCTGCCATGGAAAACCTTGAAATCCTTACAAGTTAA
- a CDS encoding methionine ABC transporter permease, with amino-acid sequence MSLLESIIHILPDLNKAFIETIYMVAVSLAVALLIGLPLGVLLFTTTRNLFFENSVVNRSLGFVVNIVRSIPFIILLVALLPLTDFLTGSTIGPRAASVSLSVSAIPFFARIVESALREIDKGVIEAAIAVGATPWMIIKDVLLPEAKPGIIQGLTLTTISLIGYSAMAGTIGGGGIGDLAIRFGYYRYDNTVMITTIVVLICLVQIIQMLGDKASYLVNKR; translated from the coding sequence ATGTCACTGCTTGAATCCATCATCCATATCCTGCCTGACCTTAATAAAGCATTCATTGAAACGATTTACATGGTGGCTGTTTCTCTGGCGGTTGCTCTCCTTATCGGCTTACCGCTGGGTGTATTACTGTTTACGACAACCAGGAACTTGTTCTTCGAAAATAGTGTCGTGAATCGTTCTCTTGGCTTCGTAGTCAATATTGTCCGGTCCATCCCATTCATCATTCTCTTGGTCGCCCTCCTTCCTTTAACGGATTTCCTTACGGGGTCGACGATAGGGCCAAGGGCGGCCTCCGTATCCCTCTCCGTTTCGGCGATACCTTTTTTTGCAAGGATTGTTGAATCAGCATTGCGTGAAATAGACAAAGGAGTGATTGAAGCGGCAATTGCCGTTGGTGCCACGCCATGGATGATCATTAAAGATGTCCTTCTGCCAGAGGCTAAGCCGGGTATCATCCAAGGGCTTACATTAACGACCATTTCACTTATCGGTTATTCGGCTATGGCAGGAACGATCGGGGGAGGCGGGATTGGTGACCTGGCCATCAGGTTTGGATATTACCGCTATGACAATACGGTCATGATCACGACGATCGTCGTATTGATCTGCCTTGTACAAATCATCCAAATGCTTGGTGACAAAGCTTCTTACTTAGTAAACAAACGATAG